The Flavobacterium sp. 1 genome contains the following window.
TGACATAAAATATTTAATCGAAATTAAAAACGGTAATACAAAAGGTCGTTGGGGCAAAGTTCATTTAGTTAATGCAGGTTTAATTGAACTTGATGGCGGAAGATTAACAGAAGCTGGACAAATTATAATAGACAGATTTTTAAAACATAATCCAGAAAAATAAGCACTATCGCCAACAGCTACTCCTATGTAAAGCATCATAAAGTTATTCCCCACTGGCGCTCGTTTGTCCACGTTCTCTTCTCTGGTGCTCGTCTGCGACGAGTACCTACTTAAATTAAAAGAAAAATCGTAGCGTTTGCAACGCGGCTAATTAATAACAGGAGTACCTTTAAACAAATATACTTCTGTTTTTTTTTATAGTACGGTTTTCTTAAAATCTATTTTAGTTATGAGAACCGCGTTGCAAACGCTTTATTTAGTTCATATAAGTGAACAGGTACTCGTCGCAGACGAGCACCAGATGGGGGAAATCCATTTTCAGCCGATAAAAACGACCCATTTAAATAATATAGATATGAAAAAGACATTTTTTTTTCTTTTATTGATTTTTTCAGGATGTTCATATCACAAAGATAAATTAGTTATAAAAAATAATTCTAAAGAAGATATTAGTTATGAAATTTTTATAAAAACTAAGAACGAAATAGGAGAAGATTGTATTTATAAAATTGTTTCTGCTCCTGGAGGATTTAATTTTTTACATGAAAGCTCTCCAATAGTTAGGAACTATTTATCCGATGAAATGGATGAATTTTCATGTGATTCTATTTTATATTTATATATATATGACAAGGCAGATAAGGAAAATTTCTATAAAAATATGGACAGTATCATTTATAGTAAAAATGCCAAATTCTATAAATACTCTAAAAAAGAATTAGATAGTATGAACTGGATTATAAGTTATCCCAGCTCTTATGCGCATTAAAAAAATAGTAACAAAAGCACCATTCGAGGCTTTTTGGATATGCAAATAAACCCGATAGCGAACTGCCGAAGCAATCTCCACGAGTAACTCCGGAATCATAAATCCCAATCTTTGTCGAGTTTCTAACGAAGATTCCTCCTTCGTCGGAATGACAATATTGTACGAAACTCAGCTGATTTTCAAAAACTGACGTTAGCCAATCAAAACAAAAATATCATTATGAAAACGAATGTCCTAGCCCTGATGGAAGTGGAAAGCCTTGTGAAGTAGCCTTGAATTTTTTCTTGATATAAAAGAGCGACCAGAGGAAGCTCCTTTTATATCTTAGAAAAAAACAAGGAAACGAACAAGCTTGAAATGACAGCAGGATTAGCTCCTTATTACATTTACGGTGCCTAAACAAAAAACTCCCAAGTTACCTTGAGAATTTTTTTTATGTAAATTTTTAAAAACTTATGCGTTAGCTTCAGCCGCAATTAGGTTCAATGCAGAACCTGCAACAAACCATCCAATTTGACTTGCGTTATAAGTATGGTTAGCCAAGATGATATCTTTACTACCATCAGCGTGAACGAATTCAATACTTAATGGTTTTCCTAGAGCAAAATCAACCAAATCAATGAAATTGATAGTATCATCTTCTTGGATTTTATCATAATCCCCTTCGTTAGCAAATGTCAATCCTAGCATCCCTTGTTTTTTAAGGTTCGTTTCATGGATACGGGCAAATGATTTTACCAATACTGCTTTTACTCCCAAGAAACGAGGCTCCATAGCCGCGTGCTCACGAGAAGACCCTTCACCATAATTATGATCTCCAATAACTACAGAAGGAATCCCAGCAGCTTTGTAGGCACGTGCCACAGCAGGAACTGCCTCATAAGTACCTGTCAATTGATTTTTAACCGAATTTGCAGTTTGGTTGAATGCATTGATGGCACCAATCAGCATATTGTTTGAAATATTATCTAAATGTCCTCGGTAACGCAGCCAAGGCCCAGCCATAGAGATGTGGTCTGTAGTACATTTTCCGAAAGCTTTGATTAATAATTTAGCTCCCGAAATATTTTTACCATCCCATGGATCAAATGGTGCTAAAAGCTGTAATCTGTCTGATGTTTCGCTTACCAAGATTTGAACACTTGAACCATCTGCTGCCGGAGCTTGAAAACCTGCATCTTCCACATCAAAACCTCTTTTTGGCAATTCGTCACCATAAGGAGCGTTTAGTTTCACTGCTTCTCCGTTATCATTCAATAAAGTATCAGTTAGTGGATTGAAATCCAATCTTCCTGAAATGGCTAATGCAGCTACCATTTCTGGTGAAGTTACAAAAGCGTGAGTATTTGGATTACCATCTGCTCTTTTGGAGAAATTACGATTGAATGAATGGACGATAGTGTTTTTCTCCTCTTTATCTGCACCTGCTCTATCCCATTGTCCGATACATGGTCCGCAGGCATTTGTAAACACTTTGGTTCCCATTTTCTCGAAAGTAGCGATGATACCATCTCTTTCGATTGTATAACGAATCTGTTCCGAACCCGGATTGATTCCGAATTCTGCTTTTGGGGTAATTCCGTGTTCTACTGCTTGGTTTACGATTGAAGCGGCGCGAGCCATATCTTCGTAAGAAGAGTTAGTACAGGAACCGATTAATCCCCATTCTATTTTTATTGGCCATCCATTTGCAGCAGCTTCGGCTTTCATTTTTGAAACCGGAGTTCCGCGGTCTGGCGTAAAAGGTCCGTTGATATGCGGCTCTAATTCTGATAAATTGATTTCGATAAGCTGGTCAAAATATTTTTCCGGATTAGCATATACTTCTGGATCTGCAGTCAGGTAAGAAGCTACTTTATCGGCAGCGTCAACCACATCCTGACGATCTGTAGCCGTTAAATACCTGCGCATAGAATCATCATAACCAAATGTAGATGTTGTAGCGCCAATTTCGGCACCCATATTACAGATAGTACCTTTTCCTGTACAAGACATTGAAGTTGC
Protein-coding sequences here:
- a CDS encoding aconitate hydratase, with the translated sequence MAFDIEMIKKVYDNMKTRVDAAREIVGRPLTLTEKILYSHLWDGTAKQAYGRGVDYVDFAPDRVACQDATAQMALLQFMHAGKSKAAVPTTVHCDHLIQAKVGASTDLAVANTQSKEVFDFLSSVSNKYGIGFWKPGSGIIHQIVLENYAFPGGMMIGTDSHTVNAGGLGMLAIGVGGADAVDVMSGMSWELKFPKLIGVKLTGKLSGWTAPKDVILKVADILTVKGGTGAVVEYFGEGATSMSCTGKGTICNMGAEIGATTSTFGYDDSMRRYLTATDRQDVVDAADKVASYLTADPEVYANPEKYFDQLIEINLSELEPHINGPFTPDRGTPVSKMKAEAAANGWPIKIEWGLIGSCTNSSYEDMARAASIVNQAVEHGITPKAEFGINPGSEQIRYTIERDGIIATFEKMGTKVFTNACGPCIGQWDRAGADKEEKNTIVHSFNRNFSKRADGNPNTHAFVTSPEMVAALAISGRLDFNPLTDTLLNDNGEAVKLNAPYGDELPKRGFDVEDAGFQAPAADGSSVQILVSETSDRLQLLAPFDPWDGKNISGAKLLIKAFGKCTTDHISMAGPWLRYRGHLDNISNNMLIGAINAFNQTANSVKNQLTGTYEAVPAVARAYKAAGIPSVVIGDHNYGEGSSREHAAMEPRFLGVKAVLVKSFARIHETNLKKQGMLGLTFANEGDYDKIQEDDTINFIDLVDFALGKPLSIEFVHADGSKDIILANHTYNASQIGWFVAGSALNLIAAEANA